A genomic window from Massilia sp. METH4 includes:
- a CDS encoding AraC family transcriptional regulator, producing MTDLLEAVRRYADLHADSAGTARSPIPGLATVRAFAPSGLQHAISKPLVCLVVQGSKNVTMGAQSFDFSAGDSLLVTADVPTVSQVTQASLAAPYLSLVLELDQALIAELAVQMGAAPEGEHAPVRVSATDVEVADAALRLLRLLDRPAAVPVLHAQLVRELHYWLLVGRHGPALRRLGWPNGPAQRVARAVALLRAEFARPLPVERLAEVAGMSPSSFHQHFRAVTSLSPLQFQKQLRLIEARRLMLAEGATSSTAAFAVGYESVPQFTREYGRLFGTTPARDARAARERVQPA from the coding sequence ATGACCGATCTCCTCGAAGCGGTGCGCCGCTACGCCGACTTGCACGCCGACTCCGCCGGCACGGCCCGCTCGCCCATCCCCGGCCTGGCGACCGTGCGCGCCTTCGCACCCAGCGGGTTGCAGCATGCGATCTCGAAGCCGCTCGTCTGCCTCGTGGTCCAGGGCAGCAAGAACGTGACGATGGGCGCGCAGTCCTTTGATTTCTCCGCGGGCGATTCGCTGCTGGTCACCGCTGACGTGCCGACGGTGAGCCAGGTCACGCAGGCGAGCCTCGCGGCGCCCTACCTGTCTCTTGTGCTCGAGCTGGACCAGGCCCTCATCGCCGAATTGGCCGTGCAGATGGGTGCGGCGCCGGAAGGGGAACACGCGCCCGTGCGCGTGAGCGCGACCGATGTCGAAGTGGCGGACGCGGCGCTGCGATTGCTGCGCCTGCTCGACCGGCCGGCCGCCGTGCCCGTGCTGCACGCACAGCTGGTGCGCGAGCTGCACTACTGGCTGCTGGTGGGCCGGCACGGACCCGCGCTGCGGCGGCTGGGCTGGCCGAACGGCCCGGCGCAGCGCGTTGCCCGGGCGGTGGCGCTGCTGCGCGCGGAATTCGCGCGCCCGCTGCCCGTCGAACGGCTGGCGGAAGTGGCGGGCATGAGCCCTTCGTCGTTTCACCAGCATTTCCGCGCTGTCACATCGCTGTCGCCCCTTCAATTCCAGAAACAGCTGCGGTTGATCGAGGCGCGCCGGCTGATGCTGGCCGAGGGCGCCACGTCCAGCACGGCGGCATTCGCGGTCGGCTATGAAAGCGTGCCCCAATTCACGCGCGAGTACGGCCGGCTGTTTGGCACCACGCCGGCGCGCGATGCGCGCGCGGCCCGGGAGCGCGTGCAACCCGCGTGA
- a CDS encoding DUF1993 domain-containing protein has product MIAPPRVFLHYLDRLDKLLERVAAFDPAVAANRLHPDMAPLLRQARTAIGFTLRVSCPLAGREIVSFEGDEFTLDGVRGELARTAAYLAELPAEAFADVANRQVDTVAGFAALHFGGPDYFLMYGLPNFFFHYSMVYAIARAAGVPVGKADYDGYHAYPAGFSFPP; this is encoded by the coding sequence ATGATAGCGCCACCCCGTGTTTTCCTGCATTACCTGGACCGCCTCGACAAGCTGCTGGAACGCGTGGCCGCCTTCGATCCGGCCGTGGCCGCCAACCGGCTGCACCCGGACATGGCGCCGCTGCTGCGGCAGGCGCGCACCGCCATCGGCTTCACGCTGCGCGTGAGTTGCCCGCTGGCCGGGCGCGAGATCGTATCCTTCGAGGGCGATGAATTCACGCTCGATGGCGTGCGCGGCGAGCTGGCGCGTACGGCGGCCTATCTTGCCGAGTTGCCGGCCGAAGCGTTTGCCGACGTGGCGAACCGGCAGGTGGACACGGTGGCCGGCTTCGCCGCATTGCACTTCGGCGGGCCCGACTACTTCCTGATGTATGGATTACCGAACTTCTTCTTCCACTACAGCATGGTGTACGCCATCGCGCGCGCGGCCGGCGTGCCGGTCGGGAAGGCCGACTACGACGGGTATCACGCGTATCCGGCAGGGTTCTCGTTCCCCCCTTGA
- a CDS encoding TolC family protein: protein MFIQPGRRFVPAVALALACGIAAAGEPTTALPPHLLLDLPAAIALAAERHPALRAAAHEVDASAATVEQAGRLPNPELAYVREGHRAGSRTTTVQVNQPLELGGKRQARIAVAEGALALAGSDAALRRQALRADVIDAFYTTLVAQERYRLARATLDVAGKSLGAVTGRVAAGKVSPVEASKARAAQADARIELERANAELAIARNALGALLGEPLEGRELAGGTAAALPPVEPLSALLQRAGGAPAVRRARQQVTLRQAQADAERAARIPDVTLTLGSQRDDQLAHRQAVVGIAVPIPLFDRNTGNLAAARARADGARAELQQAELAASTGITAAHLRYAQARGEALLLEQDVVPEARSVHELTLKGFEYGKFTFLDVLDAQRTWFQARSRQWQALLEAWRAHADIERLAGPTGQD, encoded by the coding sequence ATGTTCATCCAGCCCGGACGACGTTTCGTCCCGGCCGTGGCATTGGCACTCGCCTGCGGCATTGCCGCGGCGGGCGAGCCAACCACGGCCCTTCCGCCCCACCTTTTACTCGACCTGCCGGCCGCGATCGCGCTGGCTGCCGAGCGCCATCCCGCCTTGCGCGCCGCCGCGCACGAGGTCGACGCCAGCGCGGCCACCGTCGAGCAGGCCGGCCGCCTGCCCAACCCTGAACTGGCCTACGTGCGCGAAGGCCACCGCGCCGGCAGCCGCACCACGACCGTGCAGGTCAACCAGCCGCTCGAACTGGGCGGCAAGCGGCAAGCCCGCATCGCCGTCGCCGAAGGCGCGCTCGCGCTCGCCGGCAGCGATGCGGCGCTGCGCCGGCAGGCGCTGCGCGCCGACGTCATCGATGCGTTCTACACCACGCTGGTCGCCCAGGAGCGGTACCGGCTTGCCCGGGCCACGCTGGACGTGGCCGGCAAGAGCCTGGGGGCGGTCACCGGTCGCGTAGCCGCCGGCAAGGTCTCGCCGGTCGAAGCGAGCAAGGCCAGAGCCGCGCAAGCCGATGCCCGTATCGAACTGGAACGGGCGAACGCCGAACTCGCGATTGCCCGCAATGCCCTCGGTGCACTGCTCGGCGAGCCCCTGGAGGGCCGCGAACTGGCCGGCGGCACGGCAGCCGCGCTGCCCCCGGTAGAGCCGCTGTCCGCCTTGCTGCAACGGGCTGGCGGCGCGCCGGCCGTGCGCCGCGCGCGCCAGCAAGTGACGCTGCGACAGGCGCAGGCGGACGCCGAGCGGGCCGCCCGCATTCCCGACGTGACGCTCACGCTCGGCAGCCAGCGCGACGACCAGCTGGCGCACCGCCAGGCCGTGGTCGGCATCGCGGTGCCGATACCCCTGTTCGACCGCAACACCGGCAACCTGGCGGCCGCGCGCGCCCGCGCCGACGGTGCCAGGGCGGAACTGCAACAGGCCGAGCTGGCGGCTTCCACCGGGATCACGGCCGCCCACCTGCGCTACGCCCAGGCCCGCGGCGAAGCGCTGCTCCTGGAGCAGGACGTGGTGCCGGAAGCCCGCTCGGTCCACGAACTCACGCTGAAGGGTTTCGAATACGGCAAGTTCACGTTCCTTGACGTGCTCGATGCCCAACGCACCTGGTTCCAGGCCCGTTCGCGCCAGTGGCAGGCACTGCTCGAGGCATGGCGCGCCCATGCCGACATCGAGCGCCTGGCAGGCCCCACAGGACAGGATTGA
- a CDS encoding efflux RND transporter periplasmic adaptor subunit yields MTKKQKLAIALMCVAAALLAALMLWRAPASTESPEHEGHADSHGHDDRHAEEAPAPGAADAIAMTDAQVRANGIGIEAAQPSSIRDMLHLPAQVRADAERTVAIAAPARAMVQSVLVSPGTVVRKGQGLVTLQSPEVAQWRADAAAAAQRLQLARTTLERERKLWNEGISARQDLEVAQAAHDEARVQADAARQRLAALGIAVSGGARVTIHAPLAGVVIDRPAVAGMAADVSQPLATIADLDRVWIEAAVPSGSLAQVETGMPATITASALPEAVQGTVSFVGPVLGETTRMATARVTLPNPGLRLRPGMLATVDLLGPKGDAPVTVAAEAVQTIHERSVVFVRTPGGFEARTVVTGRSDGRRTEIVKGLAAGSRYAFAGSYLLKADLGKAEAEHDH; encoded by the coding sequence ATGACGAAAAAACAGAAACTGGCGATCGCGCTGATGTGCGTGGCCGCCGCCCTGCTGGCTGCCCTCATGCTGTGGCGAGCGCCGGCAAGCACCGAATCCCCCGAACATGAAGGCCACGCCGATTCGCACGGCCATGACGACCGGCATGCGGAAGAGGCGCCGGCGCCGGGCGCCGCCGACGCGATCGCGATGACCGATGCCCAGGTCAGGGCAAACGGCATCGGCATCGAGGCGGCGCAACCGTCCAGCATCCGCGATATGCTGCACCTGCCGGCCCAGGTGCGGGCCGATGCGGAGCGCACCGTGGCCATCGCGGCACCGGCGCGCGCCATGGTGCAATCGGTGCTCGTGTCGCCCGGCACCGTGGTGCGCAAGGGCCAGGGCCTGGTCACGCTGCAAAGCCCGGAGGTAGCGCAGTGGCGCGCCGATGCCGCGGCCGCCGCGCAGCGCCTGCAACTGGCGCGCACCACGCTCGAACGCGAGCGCAAGCTGTGGAACGAGGGCATCTCGGCCCGGCAAGACCTCGAGGTCGCCCAGGCGGCCCACGACGAAGCGCGGGTCCAGGCCGATGCCGCGCGGCAGCGCCTTGCCGCGCTCGGTATCGCCGTCTCGGGCGGTGCCAGGGTGACCATCCACGCGCCGCTGGCGGGCGTGGTCATCGACCGCCCCGCCGTGGCGGGCATGGCGGCCGACGTGTCGCAGCCGCTGGCCACCATCGCCGACCTGGATCGCGTATGGATCGAGGCAGCCGTGCCGTCCGGCAGCCTGGCACAGGTCGAGACCGGCATGCCGGCCACCATCACGGCCAGCGCGCTGCCCGAAGCGGTGCAGGGCACCGTGTCCTTCGTCGGCCCGGTGCTGGGCGAAACCACGCGCATGGCCACCGCACGCGTCACGCTGCCGAACCCCGGCCTGCGGCTGCGGCCCGGCATGCTGGCGACGGTCGACCTGCTGGGACCGAAAGGGGACGCGCCCGTTACCGTGGCCGCCGAGGCGGTGCAGACGATCCACGAGCGCAGCGTGGTCTTCGTGCGCACGCCGGGCGGCTTCGAGGCGCGCACGGTCGTCACCGGGCGCTCGGATGGGCGGCGCACGGAAATCGTGAAGGGCCTGGCCGCTGGCAGCCGCTATGCCTTTGCCGGCAGCTACCTGCTGAAGGCCGACCTCGGCAAGGCCGAAGCCGAGCACGATCACTGA
- a CDS encoding CusA/CzcA family heavy metal efflux RND transporter, giving the protein MYEKLIAAVIARRWLVVFIVLCLAALGLYSYQRLPIDAVPDITNVQVQINAPAHGYSPLEVEQRITFPIETVMNGLPGLEGTRSLSKYGLSQVTVVFRDGTDIYFARQLVGERLQQARSRLPPGVEPSLGPIATGLGEIFYWTVEAKEGARKPDGTPYTPTDLREIQDWVVAPQLRGVPGVTEVNTIGGYEKEYQVAPSMERLAAHGLGLEQLVTALDRNNGNAGAGYIERGGEQFVVRTPGQVRTLEEIRNIVLDVVQGAPIRVRDVADVELGRELRTGAATENGREVVLGAVFMLIGENSRSVADAVRHRLEEVNRSLPAGVQALPVYDRSVLVNKAIDTVRKNLAEGALLVIAILFVFLGNLRAALITALVIPLTMLMVFSGMVQAGVSANLMSLGALDFGIIVDGAVVIVENCIRRLAHAQGAAGRPLTRDERFAEVAAAAAEARRPLLFGQLIIMTVYLPIFALSGIEGRMFHPMAITVVMALVAAMVLSVTFVPAAVALFVTQPVAERDSRVMLKARALYGPVLDWVLRNRPVALTFAALAVLLCALLATRLGTEFAPNLDEGDLAVLTLRIPGTSLQQSVQMQQRLEHALLQQFPEIERMFARIGTSEVATDPMPPNAADSYIMLRPESEWPRPRKTHAELVAAITEAANRIPGNNYEFSQPIQLRFNELISGVRSDVAVKVFGDDPEAMLATARQVAARLQELPGAAEVKVEQTEGLPALTLQVDRIKAARYGLNVADVQEAFGTLVGGRDVGLVFEGDRRFAITVRLPEGLRNDVDTLRQLPISLPPQDGRTASIPLSEVATLSFVPEANQVSRENGKRRVVVTANVRGRDLGSFVADLKDELRGVKLPAGSWLALGGQFENLEKASARLAIVVPLALAIVFALLYLMFGSLRDGLLVFTGIPFAMTGGVLALWLRGMPLSISAAVGFIALSGVAVLNGLVMMSFVRALREQGRAPEQAIREGAQGRLRAVLMTALVASLGFLPMALATSTGAEVQRPLATVVIGGILSSTALTLLILPALYTWRRRPEAVTQKY; this is encoded by the coding sequence ATGTACGAAAAATTGATTGCCGCGGTGATCGCGCGGCGCTGGCTCGTCGTGTTCATCGTGCTGTGCCTGGCCGCGCTCGGGCTGTACAGCTACCAGCGGCTGCCCATCGACGCCGTGCCGGACATCACCAATGTGCAGGTGCAGATCAACGCGCCGGCGCACGGCTATTCGCCGCTCGAGGTCGAGCAGCGCATCACCTTTCCCATCGAGACCGTGATGAATGGCTTGCCGGGCCTGGAGGGGACGCGCTCGCTGTCCAAGTACGGGCTGTCGCAAGTCACCGTCGTCTTCCGCGACGGTACCGACATCTATTTCGCGCGCCAGCTCGTGGGCGAGCGCCTGCAACAGGCGCGTTCGCGACTGCCGCCCGGCGTGGAACCCTCGCTGGGCCCGATCGCCACGGGCCTGGGCGAAATCTTCTACTGGACCGTGGAAGCGAAGGAGGGTGCCCGCAAGCCGGACGGCACGCCGTACACGCCGACCGACCTGCGCGAGATCCAGGACTGGGTGGTGGCGCCGCAATTGCGCGGCGTGCCCGGCGTGACGGAAGTGAACACCATCGGCGGCTACGAGAAGGAATACCAGGTGGCGCCCAGCATGGAGCGGCTGGCCGCCCACGGCCTGGGCCTGGAACAGCTGGTGACGGCGCTCGACCGCAACAACGGCAACGCGGGCGCCGGCTACATCGAGCGCGGCGGCGAGCAGTTCGTGGTGCGCACGCCAGGCCAGGTGCGCACGCTGGAAGAGATCCGCAACATCGTGCTCGACGTGGTGCAGGGTGCGCCGATCCGCGTGCGCGACGTGGCGGATGTAGAGCTGGGGCGCGAGCTGCGCACGGGCGCGGCCACCGAGAACGGCCGCGAGGTGGTGCTGGGTGCCGTGTTCATGCTGATCGGCGAAAACAGCCGCAGCGTGGCCGACGCGGTGCGCCACCGGCTGGAGGAAGTGAACCGCTCGCTGCCCGCCGGCGTGCAAGCCCTGCCCGTGTACGACCGCTCGGTCCTCGTCAACAAGGCGATCGACACGGTACGCAAGAACCTGGCCGAAGGCGCGCTGCTCGTGATCGCGATCCTGTTCGTCTTCCTCGGCAACCTGCGCGCCGCGCTGATCACGGCATTGGTGATTCCCCTGACGATGCTGATGGTGTTTTCCGGCATGGTGCAGGCGGGCGTGAGCGCCAACCTGATGAGCCTTGGCGCGCTGGACTTCGGCATCATCGTCGATGGTGCCGTGGTCATCGTGGAAAACTGCATCCGGCGGCTCGCCCATGCGCAGGGAGCGGCGGGGCGGCCTCTCACGCGCGACGAGCGTTTCGCCGAGGTCGCGGCAGCGGCGGCCGAGGCGCGCCGACCGCTGCTGTTCGGCCAATTGATCATCATGACCGTCTACCTGCCGATCTTCGCGCTGTCCGGCATCGAGGGCAGGATGTTCCACCCGATGGCGATCACGGTCGTGATGGCGCTGGTGGCGGCCATGGTGCTGTCCGTTACCTTCGTGCCGGCCGCCGTGGCGCTGTTCGTCACGCAACCGGTGGCCGAACGCGACAGCCGCGTGATGCTCAAGGCCAGGGCCCTGTACGGGCCCGTGCTCGACTGGGTGCTGCGCAACCGGCCGGTGGCGCTCACCTTTGCCGCGCTGGCCGTGCTGCTGTGCGCCTTGCTGGCCACGCGCCTGGGCACGGAATTCGCACCGAACCTGGACGAGGGCGACCTGGCCGTGCTCACGCTGCGCATTCCCGGTACCAGCCTGCAGCAATCGGTGCAGATGCAGCAGCGGCTGGAGCACGCGCTGTTGCAGCAATTCCCCGAAATCGAGCGCATGTTCGCGCGCATCGGCACGTCGGAAGTGGCCACCGACCCGATGCCGCCGAACGCGGCCGACAGCTACATCATGCTGCGCCCGGAAAGCGAGTGGCCCAGGCCGCGCAAGACGCACGCCGAGCTGGTGGCGGCGATCACGGAAGCGGCCAACCGCATCCCCGGCAACAACTACGAGTTCTCGCAACCGATCCAGCTGCGCTTCAACGAACTCATTTCCGGCGTGCGCAGCGACGTGGCCGTGAAGGTGTTCGGCGACGATCCCGAGGCCATGCTGGCGACGGCCCGGCAGGTGGCCGCGCGCCTGCAGGAGCTGCCCGGCGCCGCCGAGGTGAAGGTCGAGCAGACCGAGGGCCTGCCGGCGCTGACCTTGCAGGTGGACCGCATCAAGGCCGCGCGCTACGGCCTGAACGTGGCGGACGTGCAGGAAGCGTTCGGCACGCTCGTCGGCGGGCGCGACGTGGGGCTGGTGTTCGAAGGCGACCGGCGCTTCGCGATCACGGTGCGCCTGCCGGAAGGCTTGCGCAACGACGTGGACACGCTGCGGCAGTTGCCCATCTCGCTACCGCCCCAGGATGGCCGGACGGCGAGCATTCCGCTTTCCGAAGTGGCCACGCTGTCCTTCGTGCCCGAGGCGAACCAGGTCAGCCGCGAGAACGGCAAGCGCCGCGTGGTCGTCACGGCCAATGTGCGCGGGCGCGACCTTGGCTCCTTCGTGGCGGACCTGAAGGATGAGCTGAGGGGCGTGAAACTGCCGGCCGGCTCGTGGCTGGCGTTGGGCGGGCAATTCGAGAACCTGGAAAAGGCCAGCGCTCGCCTGGCCATCGTGGTACCGCTGGCGCTGGCGATCGTCTTCGCGCTGCTGTACCTGATGTTCGGCAGCCTGCGCGACGGCCTGCTCGTGTTCACCGGCATTCCATTCGCGATGACGGGCGGCGTGCTGGCACTGTGGCTGCGCGGCATGCCGCTGTCGATCTCGGCGGCCGTGGGCTTCATCGCGCTGTCCGGCGTGGCCGTGCTGAACGGGCTCGTGATGATGTCGTTCGTGCGCGCGCTGCGCGAGCAGGGCCGCGCACCGGAGCAGGCGATCCGCGAGGGCGCGCAGGGCCGCTTGCGGGCCGTGCTGATGACGGCCCTGGTCGCATCGCTGGGCTTCCTGCCGATGGCATTGGCCACCAGCACGGGTGCCGAAGTGCAGCGGCCGCTCGCGACCGTGGTAATCGGCGGCATCCTGTCGTCGACGGCGTTGACCTTGCTGATCCTGCCGGCGCTGTACACGTGGCGCAGGCGGCCGGAAGCGGTTACCCAGAAGTATTGA
- a CDS encoding FdhF/YdeP family oxidoreductase, whose translation MGRKDVPGIGEYGGPAGGWGALQAVAKALRGQMNVHGTTILLQVNQPEGFDCPGCAWPDPRHGSSFEFCENGAKAVSWEATNKRVTPEFFARHSVGELWEWDDFNLEFEGRLTHPMVYDPATDHYVPISWDDAFARIGAVLRSLPHPNMAEFYASGRASNEAAFLYQLFAREYGTNNFPDCSNMCHEATSVGLPESIGVGKGTVSLEDFDHCDAIFSFGHNPGTNHPRMLATLRAAALRGAPIVVFNPLKERSLERFKSPQSPVEMTIGKAVPIATHYYQVRIGGDCAVLKGMMKALRAADARQVADGGPSLLDREFIREHTSGFDALAADLDDTTWDEIEEVSGLSRADIETAADVYAKAKRTIICYGMGITQHKHGTSNVQQLMNLLLLRGNVGREGAGICPLRGHSNVQGDRTVGITEIPSQDFLDSLERVFGIKAPREHGHGAVAAIEAMRDGRARALICLGGNLPVAMPDPQACFAAVRGLDLTVNIATKLNRSHLLVGKNTFILPCLGRTERDTQATGPQSVSVEDSMSMVHISRGTLPPASEHLRSEPAIVAGIAKAALPQSKVDWDWLIADYRRIRDKIEAVFPDFDNYNERVAQPRGFRLESPAMRREWRTATGKANFIVFDSKRQRPLARPGERNPLVLATVRSHDQYNTTIYGKNDRYRGVTGRRDVLFVNEADLAERGLEHGDMVDIEAVAECDHPGEPRILRNLVAVAFDIARGSAAAYYPEANSLVALGNYDERSGTPSYKSVPIVIRRAAAGGQDRAVTDR comes from the coding sequence ATGGGAAGGAAAGATGTTCCAGGGATCGGCGAGTATGGCGGACCGGCCGGCGGCTGGGGCGCGCTGCAGGCGGTGGCCAAGGCGTTGCGCGGGCAGATGAATGTGCACGGCACCACGATCCTGCTGCAGGTGAACCAGCCGGAAGGCTTCGACTGCCCCGGCTGCGCGTGGCCTGATCCGCGCCACGGCTCGTCGTTCGAGTTCTGCGAGAACGGCGCGAAGGCCGTGTCGTGGGAAGCGACGAACAAGCGGGTCACGCCGGAGTTCTTTGCCCGGCACAGTGTCGGCGAGCTGTGGGAGTGGGATGACTTCAACCTCGAGTTCGAGGGCCGCCTCACCCATCCCATGGTGTATGACCCGGCCACGGACCACTACGTGCCGATTTCCTGGGACGACGCGTTCGCCCGCATCGGCGCCGTGCTGCGCAGCCTGCCGCACCCGAACATGGCCGAGTTCTACGCGTCCGGCCGCGCATCGAACGAGGCGGCCTTCCTGTACCAGCTGTTCGCACGCGAGTACGGCACCAACAACTTCCCCGATTGCTCGAACATGTGCCACGAGGCCACCAGCGTGGGCTTGCCCGAGTCGATCGGGGTGGGGAAGGGCACCGTGTCGCTGGAAGACTTCGACCATTGCGACGCGATCTTCTCGTTCGGCCACAACCCCGGCACGAACCACCCGCGCATGCTGGCCACGTTGCGGGCCGCGGCGCTGCGCGGTGCGCCCATCGTGGTATTCAATCCGCTGAAGGAGCGCAGCCTGGAGCGCTTCAAGTCGCCGCAAAGCCCCGTCGAGATGACGATCGGGAAGGCGGTGCCGATCGCCACCCACTACTACCAGGTACGCATCGGCGGCGACTGCGCGGTATTGAAGGGCATGATGAAGGCGCTGCGGGCCGCCGACGCGCGGCAGGTGGCCGATGGCGGCCCGAGCCTGCTGGACCGTGAATTCATCCGCGAGCACACGAGCGGCTTCGACGCGCTGGCCGCCGACCTGGACGACACCACGTGGGACGAGATCGAGGAGGTATCGGGCCTCTCCCGCGCCGATATCGAAACCGCGGCCGATGTGTATGCGAAGGCAAAGCGCACGATCATCTGCTACGGCATGGGCATCACGCAGCACAAGCATGGCACGTCGAACGTGCAGCAGTTGATGAACCTCTTGCTCCTGCGCGGCAACGTCGGCCGCGAGGGCGCCGGCATCTGCCCGCTGCGCGGCCATTCGAACGTGCAGGGCGACCGCACGGTGGGGATCACGGAAATCCCCAGCCAGGACTTCCTCGACTCGCTGGAGCGGGTGTTCGGCATCAAGGCGCCGCGCGAGCATGGCCACGGCGCCGTGGCGGCGATCGAGGCGATGCGCGACGGCCGCGCCAGGGCGCTGATCTGCCTGGGCGGCAACCTGCCGGTGGCGATGCCCGACCCGCAGGCGTGCTTCGCCGCCGTGCGCGGTCTCGACCTCACCGTGAACATCGCCACGAAGCTGAACCGCTCGCACCTGCTGGTGGGGAAAAACACGTTCATTCTCCCTTGCCTGGGCCGCACTGAACGGGACACCCAGGCCACGGGCCCGCAATCGGTCTCGGTGGAGGACTCGATGTCGATGGTGCACATCTCGCGCGGCACGCTGCCGCCGGCCTCGGAACACCTGCGCTCGGAGCCGGCGATCGTCGCAGGCATCGCCAAGGCCGCGCTGCCGCAATCGAAGGTGGACTGGGACTGGTTGATTGCCGACTACCGCCGCATCCGCGACAAGATCGAGGCCGTGTTCCCCGACTTCGACAACTACAACGAAAGGGTGGCACAGCCGCGCGGCTTCCGCCTGGAGAGCCCGGCCATGCGGCGCGAATGGCGCACGGCGACGGGCAAGGCCAACTTCATCGTGTTCGACAGCAAGCGCCAGCGCCCGCTGGCCCGACCGGGCGAACGGAACCCGCTGGTGCTGGCCACCGTGCGCAGCCACGACCAGTACAACACGACGATCTACGGCAAGAACGACCGCTACCGGGGCGTGACGGGCCGGCGCGACGTGCTCTTCGTGAACGAGGCCGACCTGGCCGAGCGGGGACTGGAACACGGCGACATGGTCGATATCGAGGCGGTGGCGGAATGCGATCACCCGGGCGAGCCGCGCATCCTGCGCAACCTGGTGGCCGTGGCGTTCGACATCGCCCGCGGCTCGGCGGCCGCCTACTACCCGGAGGCGAACAGCCTCGTTGCGCTGGGCAATTACGATGAACGCAGCGGCACGCCTTCGTATAAATCGGTGCCGATCGTGATTCGGCGCGCGGCTGCGGGTGGGCAGGACAGGGCGGTGACGGACCGTTGA
- a CDS encoding acylphosphatase: MPVRLIIEGTVQGVGFRHALATQAGALGLAGWVCNRRDGTVEACLKGPQQEVEALVTWAHHGPPGAHVTRVTRTEADDADITGTGFHIASTR, translated from the coding sequence ATGCCAGTCCGACTGATCATCGAAGGAACCGTCCAGGGCGTGGGCTTCCGCCACGCGCTGGCAACGCAAGCCGGTGCCCTGGGCCTTGCCGGCTGGGTATGCAACCGCCGCGACGGCACGGTGGAAGCATGCCTCAAGGGCCCGCAGCAGGAAGTGGAAGCACTGGTGACGTGGGCGCACCACGGCCCGCCCGGCGCGCACGTGACCAGGGTCACGCGCACCGAGGCGGACGATGCGGACATTACGGGTACCGGCTTCCACATCGCCAGTACCCGCTAG